The genomic DNA AGTGAAGACGGGCGAATTGTCGTTCACGTCGGTGACCGTGACTTGAAGCTGAGCCACTCCCGTCAAGCTACCGGCACCTTGGTCCGTTGCCGTGACCTGGAAGAACAGAGCGAAGGCTGAGAGataaaattcaaatattaAACGCTAGTACGTTTAGAACGTAAGCTGGACTCTGTGGAGTCGCTTCTCGATCGAGAGATTTTACTGTCGTCACTCGTCCCACATTTGGATCCGGTATTGAAAAAATGCCTTCACTGTTTCCACCGGTGATGGAATATTTAATCTAGAAGAGACAGCGATTAAATATCTCACAAACAACGAACACTTTATTCATACCTGTTTGTTAGTTCCAATGTCTCCATCCGAAGCGGACACCGTAGATACGAGTGTACCGATTCCACTCGGTCCTTCGGGCACAGACGCCGCGTAGAGGCTAAATTCAAACACAGGACTTTGGTCGTTCGTATCCAAAACGGTGATTTCAACCTAGAAAATAATACTCTCACTTATTAGGCATTATTACAGAGCAGAAACGTTCTCCTACGGTCGTCTGTCCTGATCGCGGTGGAATTCCTTGATCCTTAGCTGTAACGGTCAGCGTGTAGAACGCCACTGATTCGCGATCCAATAACCCAGTCGTCGACACGACGCCCGACGTCGGATTGACTTGAAATTTCCCACTTCCGCCAAACGTAATCGAATAGGTAATCTTCGCATTTACGCCGCTGTCCGCTTCCGAAGCAGAAACGGTAACAACAGGAGTTCCCTTCGGCATATTCTCGTACACGCCCGCTGCGTATCGACTCTTATTAAAAGTCGGATCgttatcgttgacgtcctGAACGGTGACGGTCACCGTCGCCGTAGAGctcaacgacgtcggcgatccCTTGTCGGTCGCTTTCACGGCAAATAGGTActcttttttgacgtctgCATTCAACGCGGAAGTCGTCTTCACAACGCCGGAAGCCGAATCAATGGAAAAGACGGTCACattgatcgacgacgaatcggcgaaCGCGTAAACGACTTGAGCGTTCgttccgacgtcgccgtcggacgCTGTCACCGTGACGACGGTCGTGCCGACGAGCGCAAGTTCGCTCACCGACGTCGCGTATCGAGCAGcggaaaacgacggcgtgacgtcgtttttgtcggcgacggcgacttgaaccgtcgtcgtcgctgttttcgtcggcgatcccttgtcgctcgcgcgcacaGTCAGCGTATGagacgtcgccgcttcccGATCCAACGTCGCACTTCCCGTCTGAACTTCGCCCGTAGTCGCGTTGATTTTGAATCGACTCGacagatcgtcgacgagcgcgtaGACAATTTCGCCGTTCACGCCGTCGTCAGCATCGTTCGCCGACACTTGCGCAATCGACGCTCCCTCCGCTGTATTTTCCGCCACCGTACCGGAATAGGAACTCCGTGTAAACACGGGTGCATTGTCGTTCTCGTCTGCAATGATGACCTTGACTTGAACGGAAGCCGATAGGGGTACGAGCGCCGAATCTGTGGCTACAATCGCCAAATCGTATTCCTTACTCGTTTCGCGATTCAACGCTGCAACGGTCGTGATTTCTCCACTCGCTCGATTTACTTGAAAacgtccgtcgccgtttcgcaAACTGTAGATGATTTTCGCGTTGACACCGAGGTCGGCGTCCTTTGCCGTCACCGTCTCGACGACCGTTCCGACTATTGCGCTTTCAGCCAACGACTTGTCGGCGTACGTCGGCGGATCGAACACGGGCGAATTATCAttgacgtcttcgacgtcgacgagaacgctgGCGACGGCCGTGAGCGTGGGATTTCCACCATCGGCGGCTTGAATTTGAAGCGAAtacgacgactttttctctcgatctAATGACGACGCAGTCGAAACGAGCCCCGTGTTCGAGTCGATGCGAAAGTCAGACGCGTTGTTGCCCGATGCGATGGAATAGGTGAGCGCCGCGTTCGTCGAGCTGTCGGCATCCGTAGCGCTAACGGTCGCGATGCTCAAACCCGAGCCCTGGTTTTCTTTCAACGCCGCTCGATAGATCGGCTGAACGAAAACGGGACgattgtcgtttttgtcgttgacgttgacgacgaccggAACCGAAGAGCGTCGAGGAGGATTtccatctgaaaaaaaaagaaattcgaaaCTTGCCCTTTTTTTTACAGAAATATAGACTTACTGTCTTCAGCGGTAATTTGAAAAGAATACGACTTCACCTCCTCGTAGTCTATCGAATTGGCCGTCGTGATTtttcccgacgacgattcgattttGAATCGGCCGTTTCCACCGGTTAACGAATACGCAATCGCTCGATCCGAGTCtttttccgtcgccgtcatggTCAGTACCAACGTATTCaagtcgacgttctcgtcgacgtccgtcgAGTAGCTGCTTTGAGCGAATTTCGGCGGATTGTCGTTGATGTCGAGAACGGTGAACGAAATGCTTGCCGTGTCCGTCATTTTGCCGCCGTCGGAAGCGACGACAGTCAAATTGTAAGCGGGCGTCTTTTCGTGATCCAGGAGGCCCGCTAGAGTGAGAATCCCGCTACTCGAACCAATTCGAAaagctgcaaagaaaaaaagtattTTTTTGTGAATTattatcgtcgtcggatttcTCACTTCCGTCGTTTCCCTTCGCTATAGAGTACGTTACGACGCCGTTGCCGGCGACGAGGCTGTCGGCATCGGACGCTGACACGAGACCAATCGTCGTTCCGACTCCGGCGCTTTCGACCAATTGAAAAGCGTAGCTCGCGTCCGAAAATATCGGCGGattgtcattgacgtcgttgatcgTCACTTCGACTTTCGCcacgccgacgagacgatcggACGACGGGTTGGCCTGGTCTTGCGCTTGAACGTCGATCGTGTAGAACTTCTTTGATTCGTAGTCCGGCGACGTGGAGGCGACGTTGATTTCGCCCGAGACGGCGTCAATTTCGAAGacgccgtcatcgccgcTGATGATTGAGAAAACCAGCGCTCCATTCAGACCGGAATCGGCGTCTGTTGCCGTTACTTCTGCAACGGACGTACCCGTCAAAGAATTCTCGTCAATCGAGACTTGGTAGAGAGCTGTAAACGCAGTTATTAAATAAGTTAGACTGTCACTATTCTTCGTCACATCACCTGGTTTGAATGTGGGTGCATTGTCATTGAAGTCCGCTATAGTGACATTAACAGTGCACGTTCCCGTGTTGCCGTTACCGTCCGTTGCCGTCACCTGAACAGCGCCATAGCGATCCGCGTTCCTACAAACCTCGCTGTCTGACTCTTACCGTGAGAACGAACGACTTGACAGTTTCGTAGTCGATGACTCCCTTCGTCGTGATCGATCCCGTCGTCAAGCCGATGCTGAACGAGTTGACGTACGCCGACGGACTTCCGGCGGTGATCGAATAGGTGATAGCGGCGTTCGATCCCACGTCTTTTTCCGTCGCTCGCACCcgaacgacttcgtcgcCAATAGGATCATTTTCGCTAATTGTTCGGGAATAGATGAGCAAGTCAAAAACGGGATTATTGTCATTGACATCCTAAAATCAAACGTAATATTGATAACGGAATTTTTtactttctctctctctcacccTGATGTTGACCGTAAGTGTGGCGGTATCGGTCAAGCCTCCACCGTCTTCCACTTGGAGCAAGAGCGAGTAGGACGCCGTTATCTCGCGATCCGGTTgtcccgtcgtcgaaacgtcgccaGTTTTGCTGTCGATGGCAAACAGCGAGTCGTTATTGCCTCGAATAATGCTAAACGTCAATTGGCTGTTGATTCCCTTATCGGGATCGGAGGCCTAGGAAAGGAAActgcaaaaataaaaataaaagaggCAACATTGTCTTACCGAAACGGTGAGAAAATTGGAGTGAACTACGTTTTCGGATATCGTCGCCTGATACGATTTCAAAGCGAAGGCGGGACTATTGTCATTCTCGTCGGTGATCGTTACGGTCAGTTGGGCCGTCGTGCGTCGCTTGTGGTTCGTCGGTTGGTCTTCGGCGATGACGAGGAGTCGATACAATTCGCCGTACGGATCTTCTCGATCGATGCTTTGAGCGGTCGTGATTTCGCctgtcgtcgaattgataTCGAATCGTTCGTTGAACACTCCGGCTAAACTGTAAGAAATCTTTCCGTACGAGCCGCTGTCAGCGTCGGTCGCCTTTACGAAAGGAAACGTCACAAAAGATCGGGATTCGTATGCGTGTTTTTACCTCCACAGTGCCAATCAATTGACCAGGCGACCCGTTTTCAGCGAGTGAATAGGAATACGGTGTTTTGCTGAATATAGGAGAGTTGTCGTTCTGATCCAATACTGTTACCACCAGTGTAGCCGTGTCGGCCTGAAACAGAAGACCTTAAATAAAATGTCTCTACCAAAGTTTTTTCATTCGTACTCTTCCACCAGACGGTCCACTGTCTCGAGCTTCGATTGTGAGAttgtatgacgtcagttgttCGTAATCCAAACTTAGTCGCGCCGTGACGATGCCACTACACGAGGAAAATTTACGTAGACGCTAAAACGTCTGGGTTTGAGGTCATTACCTTGCCGAATCACGAATTTCAAAGGCGCTGAGCGAATTTCCCGATAAAATGGCGTACTTCAACAAAGAATTCGTACCGAAATCCTCATCAGTGGCCTTCATCAGAGAAACAGCGCAGATAAATAATAACAATGCAATTCGCTTTTTGCACGCACCACTAGAGTGGCGATCTGAACTCCATTCGCGTTGTTTTCGGTAACAGTGGCAGTGTAAGTTGACTGACCAAATATAGGAGAATTGTCGTTGAGATCATTCACGGCAACGTTCACTACACACCGACTCAGTCTATAAATGAAATAAACAATAATGATATGTAACGAGATATGCAATGGTAGTTTACCGCCTGTGAGCTCCCAATGCATCGGCGGCTTCGACGGCTAAAGTGTATGAATCTATTTTTTCCCGATCAAGCACTTGAGCATTAGAAATAACAGCTGTGGAAGAGTTGATCGTAAAATGCCCCAAATCATTTCCAGAAAATATCGAGTAAATAATCAATCCCAACTGTCCTGTGTCTTTATCCGAGGCCAGGGGCTGTAACGCGGCAAAAGCATTACTAACAACGACGACTTCTCTCGAATTTTACTTACTCGCACAATAGAAGTTCCTGCCGGAGTGTTTTCATCTTGAGAAGCCGCATAAACAGTTTTGTTAAATTTTGGATtattgtcgttgacgttgaTGATGTTGACAGTCACGGTGGCCGTGTCAGATGCGCCGGGCGGATAGATATCTTGAACGGTGACTAAAACGGTGAACTGCGTATCGCCAGACTCGTAGTCAATCGTCTTAGCCAATGTTAGGATTCCTTGTTTCGAATCAATCGCAAATCTTCCTTTATCAGGCGAACTCTGACtaatgttgaaaagaaattggtTGTATGGCAGCTGTACACAAAAAGAAACATCGCGGCACTGTATCGAAGTCTTCGGAGCACTTTACTTTGTCATTATCTGCAGCAGTTACTCTGACGACGAAGTCACCTATATTTGCGTCTTCCACCAAATCGGCGCTAAATGCGGATGGCACAAATTTAGGcgaattgtcgttgacgttgaTAACTTTAACGTCGACTCGAGCGAGCGCGGGCGTCGAACTGCTTCCCAATTCCGCAGCCTGAAATACACCtcaattctctttttttaaaagaagAGTTCGTCTTCACCTGAACAAGGAGAATGTGCTCAGTCTTAGTTTCATAGTCGAGTGACTTCTGAAGAGTTATGAGACCAGACGCGGCATCGATTTTGAAGTGACTCGCATCAAATGCGGGATTAAAAGAATACGACACGGGATTTCCTATCGCCGCATCTTGAtccgtcgccgaaacggTCATAATGCTAAATCCCTAGGTAAAATAACAGCTCTAGCCTCACACCTATTGTATCTACAAGGGAAATCTCACAATTGATGCAGCTTCAGATACAGGATTTGCAACGTATCGCGACTGATTGAATTTCGGCGACTGATCGTCGAAGTCGGTCACGGTGACGTGAAGGCCCGCTTTGGACGACAAGTACGGCGAAGCGTTGTCCTACGCGCATTCGCATAAATTTAAATTGGCTTAcgtaaaatcaataattaatcataCGTACCCTCGCTACAATTGTGAGGAAgtacgacgtcttcttctcgtagTCTAAGGACTTGGCTAAAACGATGCGTCCGCTGACTCGACTGATATTGAAAGTCGTCTAAAAAACCCCCCAAAAATTGAGATGTGCCATCTCGGTTGCAGCCAAACCCCACTTGATTCTTATcctcaaaagaaaaaacgaattgcGCGTTGAGGCCTCGATCCTTGTCGGAAGCTAATGCAGTAGCAACCAACAGACCTGGATTGGCATTCTGGCAAAAAAAGATGCGTTCGGATATTAGGGCACATTGATTTAGTTTACCTCTGACACAGTGGCAGTGTAGGGAGCATTTTGGAACGCCGGAGCATTGTCATTTACGTCGAGAATTTCTACTATTACAGTCGCAGAGCCCTgcattatatatatacattatttatttaaaataCAAATAACAGATGTCTTTGCACTAGGAACCTCGATTTTTGATACTGAGTCCGCCGCCTTGACGACAAACTGATACCAGCCATCGTCGCCAGGTCCGTTCTATAACAAAAAAGGGCTTTTTCGATGCGATTACATGGCTTTCTTAGTCTACCTCGAGATCAAACACTGCTGCTGCCTGTACGATGCCCGTGCTCGGATCAATAGTGAACAATCCATTCGCCGCCCCGCCGAGAGAGTAGGTAATGGGATTGCTCTCCGAGTCCAAGGCTGATACGGTTAGAACAGAAGCGCCTGGAAATCACAGCAGTGTCATAGATACACAGTACATCTTGATCGTAGCTCACCGACTGCGTTGTTTTCCTTTATTGCGCCAGTGTACAGGGAACGAGCAAAATAAGGTGGGTGGTTATCTAATGGAATGAAGGTGCGGTCAAATGAATGAGTCGAGAGAGACGCGACGCGCTTGTACCCTGACTCCGGACGACCGCAAACGTCGCcacgaagaggaaaaaagtcaaaattcGCCGAAGCATTCTGCAAGAGCGTCaatctaataaaaaaacgaattaacGCGGCAAATAGTAAATTTTGGAAAGCAATCATAACTACACTAAATGAACGCGTCAACTCTCACATCAATGCAGCCACGACACATCCAAAACAACGCGAAATAACAAAAAATACGTTCACGCGTTCGCCTCATATCGAGCGCGCTTTCACTTGTTTCAAACCTGTTGCTCTCCACTCGTTTCAAAACGATTGCTCTCCAGTCGTATCGACAAAAGTGCGTCAACTCCAGACGACGTTGTTTTCGTCTGGGTCGTACCGTATCGGTTGAGCGCACGTGAAACAGAGATCGCATTAGGTCATTTCACGTGAGCACAGACAACCCGACCTATTTGTGGCGTGTTTTCTCCATGGTAGCACACCCTCAGACACTAACTTTAGATTCTGATCTAGGCCTACGCTAAACCGTACTGTGTGGGCCCAAACGAGACTCCAATCTACTCTCATCTAAAGCGGGTGGCTTATAAGCTCTTTTATTTGCAGTCCATGCAATGgcgaaaatcaaaaaagaaTAATCTTCACTACACTCTAGAAGGATGCAGTAAACCGTGACCGCGCCTCAGAATGCGTACGTATATAGGTTCGTGCCACTATGGCAAGGATTCTGTGCGAATAAACTAGAatatttctctctctaaacTGTCTAATTTTGAACGTTTGGCGAGGTCTCGCGAATCCCGCACAAGACGATATAAATTTGGACATTCTAATGAGGTGCAAAGCATACCGGGGTCTCTGAATCCAAGGCAATGAAAACACACCTACGACAAACGATACAAGAATCGATCCCGCCCAATCGAGTCGCTACCTCGCGAGTATCGCTGTACTTCTTTTCAATCGTTCTCAGTTGAGATTCCAAAACTGTGATTGCCAGTTGAGGTCGCTCGCGGCAGCTCGAGCAAACGCCCGTGTGACACAACTCGTTGCACACGACGCAGTGAACCGACCTAAAATAATGCGAAATCGTTTCCTAGAGAAATAAATGCGAGTCGttcaaaaacaaaacacTTCGTTCTCACTTTGcgactttcgtcgtcatttccgACCAAAGAGTTGGATTTTTGAAATCGCGGAAGCTCGTTGTACCacgaaaaaacgtcgacgcccaacagagaaaaaatcctCGTTAGCGGAGGCAGAATTTGCTTCGTGACGTAATAAATCGAATTCAGTCGAAGGTTGGAGTCGTAGAGCACCTCGTCTGGCCTATATTGATTTCCTAAAGTCTTGCATTGCGGCGTTATAGTCGCCCTGACTCACCGTCGAACGAGTTGAATCAATGGCAAGCCCGGACTACCATAGACAATGACGTATGGAACGCGCTCGCCGACTCTGGGCTCGGCTCTTGGATCCGTTGCTAACAATTTTCTGCAAGGGACGTTATTAATGAATGATATTTCAGTTACAAATCACACTCCTCACTTCGTAATTTCGAGGCAAGGAACGCAGGCACCGGGCTTGTACGTGCCCATGCCTCGATACTCTTTTGCTATGATAAAGTCGAGCATGGGAACTCTGTCCTCCAAGATTTTGGTGCACTGCTTTTGCACGTAGCGTTTCACTTGCGAGACGTCTCGAGACTCGAACAGCAGCTTAATTGAGCGTTCTAAAATCTATCACCGCCAAGAACGTAGAGTTGAGATTTAGTTGAACCATGTTATGTATAGAAACCTTGACAGCAGCTTGGCATCCATCGCGTCTCACTGTCTCTATTCCTTTGGCGTCAAAAACGGGCTCCTTTTGTTCCGGTGTTTCGTACATAAAGCCAACGTAGCGCTTTTTCGTTTCCAGTACGCACGGCAAGTAAACCTGCGAGACCGAGTTGCTATAGTCGACAACTCACAAGTACGCATATATGATAATGAcacactttttcaaatttcaatTTGACAGGTTTTGGATTAGCTGCAGTCACAGCCTCCACAATTTCGTGTCCAATTTCAAAAGCCCTGTCTTTTGAAACGCCTTTTAATAGAAGAAACATGCTGccagaaataaataaaatgacATGGTCCTGCTGCATctgaagaaataaataacctGTCCGTATCTCCATAGACCACTTTTGCTTTCCACCTAGGATTGCGTTCTACCATGTCAATGGCCTTTTCAAGCGTCTCTCTCGCTTTTCTCACAATGCTATCGCCAATCTAAATACAAGCATAGTTTAGTAAATCAATTTCGTCTTGATCCCTACTTCAACACAAGGCATTCTTCCGGAAAAATTCGCGGACGTGTAGCCGTACGTGACGTTAGCGATTAATTTTAAACCGAGCTGACGAGCATCAAGCATACGGTAGATCGACTAAATAATGATATGCCAGGATCTAGTTGGACAGCAACTGTTCACTCAACTTTTTTATCTTTACATTTCTTCATTGATTGCTTCACCATAATGCGAGTCTTTAGTATTTCTTCCAACATTCTGAAGGTAATTCGTTAAAAAAACCGTGCTTGCCTTGGCAATTTTATCTACTTTGGAAGAACTCCTTTTCTGACGCAGGGCTTTACAAATGCTACTCCATTCGGAGAAACGCTTATATTCGGTTCAAGTTTCTGCGAAAAAATTGACCTAAACCAAAGCAACTCaacatagaaaaaaaactggCCTTCAAGAGTTGAGGTGGAACGTTTAACGACGTTGCTCCAAACTTGAAATCGCCGGCTCTAAAACAAAGCAGGTCTACGATGTCTCTAAATGTCTGCAACGGTGCCCCTTACTCGGACAAGGAAGAAACACGACCCAGACACGTCGAGAAACAATAATTGTGCGCAATAATGATAGACGGGTACAGAGACCGGAAATCCAAGACAACGACGGGATCAGTGTAGAACCGAGACTCTGGTTCCATGATTAGCTGGAGGCACTCGGGTGCGTTCATCCTttaaaggaaaaaatcgtctcccTTGTAACACAGATATGACACCCGTAATACTTGGCCCGCTGTCGAGGACTTGGAGAAACGGGAACATAATTCATCGGTTTGGCAATGCGAAGCATCATTGATTCGACGCGATACTACGCGCGTATAAATTTATGACgcgttaattaatcaattgcGTTTTTCTCCGACCTGGGAGCCCCTTGAAATGACGGAATAAAAGAGGATACCAAACAAACGAGCCAGCTCGCTCGTTCGTCCGACGATGTCGAGCCGTTCCAGAAGCAGCAAATTGAAGCGACATCGTCGCAGATAGTTCTCTACAACGCGCCACCTGCACGAAGGAATGactatattaattaattaatttttctttcgtctgaCGGCGCACCGATACGAATTCGTCTTTTGATCAAACCAAGACGTGAGCGTCTTGAAGTCGAATGAAGGAATGCGTTGATGCAGAAcgtgaaagacgacgttttcaaaaCTGTAGCCGGTCAACGTGACCtgacgagaaagaggaacGTATAAACTAATTGTTTCTCTTCCACTGCTATCTCACCTCTTTTCTCATGAGTCTCCAAACGTTTAGAACAATTCGTCCGCAGACGCATATCTCCGACATGTGCCGAGCTCCGTATTCGTCTCTTTCCGTCGAGTGGCGACTCGAACCCGTCCGATCAGGAACTCTCGATATTTCCGTGCAGAAATTGACGTCCAAAGCGGCCGCCCTTTCCATCGCGTAGCCCCACGAAAGCATTTGAATTTCGTATCCAACGAGAATATCGGGATCGTGTCTTCGAACGAGATCAATGAATTCTCGCAGAAGACTTTTTTCGTCTGGGAAGTAGTCGATTTTGATTCCGGAGAGTCCGCAGCGATCGAGCActtcaaatttcaaatcTTCGCCTCGTTGtcgatcgctttcgccgcTCACCGCGTAGACGCCCGTGATTTCGGCCGGCGTTCCCATTGGCACGTCGCGCCAGATGCAATAGAAAGCGGCGCAGATGGAATCGATTGTCGGATCGGGACGATACGTACCGCGCGTTCTTACGTGCAACTCCAGGCTGAATTGCGTCAAGTGTTGGCACTGGAAGTcggcaaaaaaattatatgcAATAGCAATACGCGTTCTTACTTCTTTCAAAGCTTTGGCATCTTGGAGGTTTTTTTGACTGACTCGAAATCCAAACGAATTGTTGAGTGTCGGTCCTTCGATAAAAGATCCGTCAGAATGTTTTGACTCGGGACTTTGATAACAGAAGTGCTCGTTCAACTTGAGTCTGGCCGTTTGTCTGACAGATTGATGTATCAGAGACGGCGAGGAATGAAGACGAGTCTTCTTAGATTGGCTGTTGATAGGCGTACTTTGAGCGGCTGGTCTCTTTTCTGGCCTTTGCcgatttttttgcttctgGTTCAGCCATTCTCGAGTCTTACTTGGATGCACCGGTGTTCGAGCGGGAGTCATGATACACGCCGTTGGTTGCCTCTGGTTAGCCACGCCGGCAACCGCGTATTCTTTCCTGATTTGATTCAACGTCAAATTCCGACGCGTTTCGGTGTCCACTAAAAGACACTTTCTCGTATCAAACTTAGGCAAATTGCATGCCTAACAAAACAATATCGAAATTTCTCTCTAAAACAGCTACAACGCC from Oscarella lobularis chromosome 11, ooOscLobu1.1, whole genome shotgun sequence includes the following:
- the LOC136192929 gene encoding DNA polymerase zeta catalytic subunit-like isoform X2; the encoded protein is MNPFRVRIVTADFYMAQPVAGLDVGYSDFRCSLTKQIPVIRVYGSTPGGQKACVHVHGLFPYIYVPCNGGAWQTDVAYMRQIAASIDVALHVALGRGDRVQQQAVYKIVPVRGLPFYGYHAEEKLFLKIYLYNPFTAGRVAELLQTGAVMNHCFQPHESHIPFLLQFFMDYNLYGMNFIEFSAVKFRLPLTPATLSSSPVEIWNETTISRDLLLSPSVTRQSVCELEADGVAVDILNQKNISQAKFANPGLAAIWEDEQERRRQQNESSQLTPPLSPDRADRDDYEPERAWKEEIRRIIEQHTQSDTEEAQEASSDQTISDAASVEIHQSQISPVQEEQEPLGRISEDVVYSSSSQPAYDQRIDSDVVNLLANLDESSDSTLASSLESNHRLDSSQRGESARLLSQHLTGPTLSGEPSKSVNELLSYGLDVDDEQDLMDLANTMKEDEEESFQLSQRLSPSYNLDSSMNSSFDSAAAALMDEFDAANTTIPQLDGSRDRPGSGERKIYPLRKSSSLSSSSRGSRGRTGDFQSSFSRSRRAASDRRKAETTDETTVAALSSGVRFLVPVAEKIPFNVSRKYIRRKEENESVETIQSGTGVDAKGNEKGIMRFPGKERSSFYVRSSFRFGFDEHPLFRAGDDALLDVFSSFDGRDSDDALQRMGFRSPSPPPLSSTTESSSFALPTLERAEAEETDRRLPASFIVLRPLLDPPTKRSLVESAGDYGIPQVSHRTAYYSVASDATRSRDVRDQRFHVPSEKACNLPKFDTRKCLLVDTETRRNLTLNQIRKEYAVAGVANQRQPTACIMTPARTPVHPSKTREWLNQKQKNRQRPEKRPAAQSTPINSQSKKTRLHSSPSLIHQSVRQTARLKLNEHFCYQSPESKHSDGSFIEGPTLNNSFGFRVSQKNLQDAKALKECQHLTQFSLELHVRTRGTYRPDPTIDSICAAFYCIWRDVPMGTPAEITGVYAVSGESDRQRGEDLKFEVLDRCGLSGIKIDYFPDEKSLLREFIDLVRRHDPDILVGYEIQMLSWGYAMERAAALDVNFCTEISRVPDRTGSSRHSTERDEYGARHMSEICVCGRIVLNVWRLMRKEVTLTGYSFENVVFHVLHQRIPSFDFKTLTSWFDQKTNSYRWRVVENYLRRCRFNLLLLERLDIVGRTSELARLFGILFYSVISRGSQYRVESMMLRIAKPMNYVPVSPSPRQRAKMNAPECLQLIMEPESRFYTDPVVVLDFRSLYPSIIIAHNYCFSTCLGRVSSLSEAGDFKFGATSLNVPPQLLKKLEPNISVSPNGVAFVKPCVRKGVLPKMLEEILKTRIMVKQSMKKCKDKKSIYRMLDARQLGLKLIANVTYGYTSANFSGRMPCVEIGDSIVRKARETLEKAIDMVERNPRWKAKVVYGDTDSMFLLLKGVSKDRAFEIGHEIVEAVTAANPKPVKLKFEKVYLPCVLETKKRYVGFMYETPEQKEPVFDAKGIETVRRDGCQAAVKILERSIKLLFESRDVSQVKRYVQKQCTKILEDRVPMLDFIIAKEYRGMGTYKPGACVPCLEITKKLLATDPRAEPRVGERVPYVIVYGSPGLPLIQLVRRPDEVLYDSNLRLNSIYYVTKQILPPLTRIFSLLGVDVFSWYNELPRFQKSNSLVGNDDESRKETISHYFRSVHCVVCNELCHTGVCSSCRERPQLAITVLESQLRTIEKKYSDTREVCFHCLGFRDPGMLCTSLECPNLYRLVRDSRDLAKRSKLDSLEREIF
- the LOC136192929 gene encoding DNA polymerase zeta catalytic subunit-like isoform X1, whose amino-acid sequence is MNPFRVRIVTADFYMAQPVAGLDVGYSDFRCSLTKQIPVIRVYGSTPGGQKACVHVHGLFPYIYVPCNGGAWQTDVAYMRQIAASIDVALHVALGRGDRVQQQAVYKIVPVRGLPFYGYHAEEKLFLKIYLYNPFTAGRVAELLQTGAVMNHCFQPHESHIPFLLQFFMDYNLYGMNFIEFSAVKFRLPLTPATLSSSPVEIWNETTISRDLLLSPSVTRQSVCELEADGVAVDILNQKNISQAKFANPGLAAIWEDEQERRRQQNESSQLTPPLSPDRADRDDYEPERAWKEEIRRIIEQHTQSDTEEAQEASSDQTISDAASVEIHQSQISPVQAEEQEPLGRISEDVVYSSSSQPAYDQRIDSDVVNLLANLDESSDSTLASSLESNHRLDSSQRGESARLLSQHLTGPTLSGEPSKSVNELLSYGLDVDDEQDLMDLANTMKEDEEESFQLSQRLSPSYNLDSSMNSSFDSAAAALMDEFDAANTTIPQLDGSRDRPGSGERKIYPLRKSSSLSSSSRGSRGRTGDFQSSFSRSRRAASDRRKAETTDETTVAALSSGVRFLVPVAEKIPFNVSRKYIRRKEENESVETIQSGTGVDAKGNEKGIMRFPGKERSSFYVRSSFRFGFDEHPLFRAGDDALLDVFSSFDGRDSDDALQRMGFRSPSPPPLSSTTESSSFALPTLERAEAEETDRRLPASFIVLRPLLDPPTKRSLVESAGDYGIPQVSHRTAYYSVASDATRSRDVRDQRFHVPSEKACNLPKFDTRKCLLVDTETRRNLTLNQIRKEYAVAGVANQRQPTACIMTPARTPVHPSKTREWLNQKQKNRQRPEKRPAAQSTPINSQSKKTRLHSSPSLIHQSVRQTARLKLNEHFCYQSPESKHSDGSFIEGPTLNNSFGFRVSQKNLQDAKALKECQHLTQFSLELHVRTRGTYRPDPTIDSICAAFYCIWRDVPMGTPAEITGVYAVSGESDRQRGEDLKFEVLDRCGLSGIKIDYFPDEKSLLREFIDLVRRHDPDILVGYEIQMLSWGYAMERAAALDVNFCTEISRVPDRTGSSRHSTERDEYGARHMSEICVCGRIVLNVWRLMRKEVTLTGYSFENVVFHVLHQRIPSFDFKTLTSWFDQKTNSYRWRVVENYLRRCRFNLLLLERLDIVGRTSELARLFGILFYSVISRGSQYRVESMMLRIAKPMNYVPVSPSPRQRAKMNAPECLQLIMEPESRFYTDPVVVLDFRSLYPSIIIAHNYCFSTCLGRVSSLSEAGDFKFGATSLNVPPQLLKKLEPNISVSPNGVAFVKPCVRKGVLPKMLEEILKTRIMVKQSMKKCKDKKSIYRMLDARQLGLKLIANVTYGYTSANFSGRMPCVEIGDSIVRKARETLEKAIDMVERNPRWKAKVVYGDTDSMFLLLKGVSKDRAFEIGHEIVEAVTAANPKPVKLKFEKVYLPCVLETKKRYVGFMYETPEQKEPVFDAKGIETVRRDGCQAAVKILERSIKLLFESRDVSQVKRYVQKQCTKILEDRVPMLDFIIAKEYRGMGTYKPGACVPCLEITKKLLATDPRAEPRVGERVPYVIVYGSPGLPLIQLVRRPDEVLYDSNLRLNSIYYVTKQILPPLTRIFSLLGVDVFSWYNELPRFQKSNSLVGNDDESRKETISHYFRSVHCVVCNELCHTGVCSSCRERPQLAITVLESQLRTIEKKYSDTREVCFHCLGFRDPGMLCTSLECPNLYRLVRDSRDLAKRSKLDSLEREIF